In Silvanigrella paludirubra, the following are encoded in one genomic region:
- the pheT gene encoding phenylalanine--tRNA ligase subunit beta, which yields MLASLKFVEKFISLPKVTKNININGIPTAISSYDIEKINPLLTRQGFEVDSVIKKGEGLETVVVGRIEKTEPHPNASKLQICQVNVGNNIINQIICGAKNARQGLYVAVALPSTKLPNNLEIKSSKIRDIESNGMLCSREELGLPIKADTDGDGIWEIEEDSQGGVSSSVLIHQLGKPIFEVLGISDTILELSVTPNRPDMLCHEGVSKELKAAFTYANIPFKLNEDNSYSNKISITEEKIKNDAINHSSVNCAGISFSAENHLGTPAFFMLIDSTQVKPSPAWLRILLENLGQNSINNIVDASNYILLAHGQPSHAFDLEKLSSQDPKSKKLILRKAKQGEKFTGLDGKERELNDTDEIISDIEGTQGLLGVLGGEHSKVTETTKKIVVEFANPNPVSVRRSSRRHARQTDASFMFEKGIDASARYQAAAEYLGLISSEQSIKPIYCGTVHSQNLNKKPEIKTEFPKIEIEFNSLAQEKILGAHIIDFDKQLNILKSLGFELSSIASQAFKVTVPSWRSHDIVGEADLVEEFIRVVGIDNVPSTPMISPTNVSYDDPHYKYLEKISARCTSLGYNEVISLHFMRTDDYEKLGLKSILSLGEPVALLNPIIGDEPLLHNTLIPDLLRKVTRNLGYGTKSGQLFHSCRTFQNYDVSGKRVFVQNGESIGLQKEFNQKIEDNLEYHYSQGYAYSREKTQEGRPVETPRLAGVVFGNKTEKTWQNSSETNWSLHDIIAHVTDLVTSLGSEISVVKISDTIDNSTECKFHPFAKALHPGRRVGFYILDENNQSISLGWAGELHPKTMRNYDIDVSCFVFEINIAVLIRSLSKPKNVKRRVAITQRFPTISRDFAFLIDDSVTAKELNEVVIKSLEPLIINETPALIQAVNIFDIYKGKNIAENKKSVAFHISLEPTERTFNDKDIQKITNTVIKAVTSELRGELRG from the coding sequence ATGCTAGCAAGTTTAAAATTTGTCGAAAAATTCATCTCCCTTCCTAAAGTAACAAAAAATATAAATATAAATGGTATCCCTACAGCTATATCTTCATACGATATTGAAAAAATAAATCCACTTTTAACAAGACAAGGGTTTGAAGTGGATAGTGTTATTAAAAAAGGAGAAGGTTTAGAGACTGTTGTTGTTGGTAGAATTGAAAAAACAGAACCACATCCTAATGCCTCAAAACTTCAAATTTGCCAGGTTAATGTTGGCAATAATATAATAAATCAAATTATTTGTGGCGCTAAAAATGCAAGGCAAGGATTGTATGTTGCTGTTGCTTTGCCTTCAACTAAACTACCAAATAATCTAGAAATAAAATCATCTAAAATTCGCGATATTGAAAGTAACGGAATGCTTTGTTCTCGTGAAGAATTAGGCCTACCAATAAAAGCAGATACAGATGGTGATGGAATTTGGGAAATTGAAGAAGATAGTCAAGGAGGAGTATCTAGCTCTGTATTAATTCATCAATTAGGAAAACCTATTTTTGAGGTTCTTGGCATTTCAGACACTATACTAGAACTCAGCGTTACACCAAACAGACCAGATATGTTATGCCATGAAGGTGTCTCGAAAGAACTTAAAGCTGCTTTCACTTACGCAAATATTCCCTTTAAATTAAACGAAGATAATAGTTATTCAAATAAAATATCTATTACAGAAGAAAAAATTAAAAATGACGCGATAAATCATTCCTCAGTAAATTGTGCGGGAATTTCATTTTCTGCAGAAAATCATTTAGGAACACCAGCTTTTTTTATGCTTATAGATTCAACTCAGGTAAAACCAAGCCCTGCTTGGCTTAGAATTTTACTTGAAAATTTAGGACAAAATTCAATAAATAATATTGTTGATGCTTCAAATTATATTCTTTTAGCTCATGGACAGCCTAGCCATGCTTTTGATCTTGAAAAATTATCTTCGCAAGATCCAAAATCAAAAAAATTAATATTAAGAAAAGCAAAACAAGGTGAAAAATTTACGGGATTAGATGGCAAAGAGAGAGAGCTTAACGATACTGACGAAATCATAAGTGATATTGAAGGAACTCAAGGTTTACTTGGTGTATTAGGCGGTGAACATTCTAAAGTAACAGAAACAACAAAAAAGATAGTTGTTGAATTTGCGAATCCAAACCCTGTTTCTGTAAGAAGATCATCCCGACGCCATGCACGACAAACAGATGCAAGCTTTATGTTTGAAAAAGGAATCGATGCTTCTGCTCGTTATCAAGCAGCCGCTGAATATCTTGGTCTAATATCAAGTGAGCAAAGTATAAAACCAATTTATTGCGGAACAGTTCACTCACAAAATTTGAATAAAAAACCCGAAATTAAAACTGAATTTCCTAAAATAGAAATTGAATTTAATTCGCTCGCACAAGAAAAAATATTAGGTGCCCATATAATAGATTTCGATAAACAATTGAATATTTTAAAATCCCTAGGTTTTGAATTATCTTCTATTGCATCTCAAGCTTTTAAAGTAACAGTCCCAAGCTGGAGGTCTCATGATATTGTTGGTGAAGCAGATCTTGTAGAAGAATTCATTCGTGTTGTCGGAATTGATAATGTTCCTTCTACCCCAATGATATCTCCAACAAATGTAAGTTACGATGACCCTCATTATAAATATTTAGAAAAAATAAGCGCTCGGTGTACCTCTTTAGGTTATAATGAAGTCATTAGTTTACATTTTATGAGAACAGATGATTACGAAAAATTAGGTTTAAAATCTATACTTTCTCTTGGAGAACCTGTAGCATTATTAAATCCAATTATTGGCGATGAACCTTTATTGCACAACACTCTTATTCCTGATTTATTACGTAAAGTAACTCGAAATTTAGGTTACGGAACAAAAAGTGGACAACTGTTTCATTCTTGTAGAACATTCCAAAATTATGATGTTTCAGGAAAAAGAGTTTTTGTACAAAACGGGGAAAGCATTGGATTACAAAAAGAATTCAATCAAAAAATAGAAGACAATTTAGAGTATCATTATTCTCAAGGCTATGCTTACTCTAGAGAAAAAACCCAAGAGGGAAGGCCAGTAGAAACACCACGCTTAGCAGGGGTTGTTTTTGGAAATAAAACTGAGAAAACATGGCAAAATTCTTCTGAAACAAATTGGTCGTTACATGACATTATTGCCCATGTAACTGATTTAGTGACAAGCCTTGGAAGCGAAATTAGTGTCGTAAAAATATCTGATACAATTGATAATTCCACAGAATGTAAATTTCATCCTTTTGCAAAAGCATTACATCCTGGCAGAAGAGTTGGTTTCTATATTTTAGATGAAAACAATCAATCTATTTCTCTAGGTTGGGCAGGGGAATTGCATCCTAAAACAATGAGAAATTATGATATTGATGTTTCCTGTTTTGTTTTTGAAATAAATATAGCTGTTTTAATACGTTCCTTAAGCAAACCTAAAAATGTGAAAAGACGCGTTGCTATAACACAAAGATTCCCAACAATATCTCGTGATTTTGCTTTTTTAATAGACGATAGTGTAACAGCAAAAGAATTAAATGAAGTTGTTATAAAATCTTTGGAACCTTTAATTATCAATGAAACTCCTGCTTTAATACAAGCAGTAAATATTTTTGATATATACAAAGGTAAAAACATTGCTGAAAACAAAAAATCAGTCGCTTTTCATATTTCATTAGAGCCAACGGAAAGAACATTTAACGATAAAGATATTCAAAAAATTACAAACACGGTAATTAAAGCTGTAACCTCTGAATTAAGAGGAGAATTAAGGGGATAG
- a CDS encoding ArnT family glycosyltransferase, whose product MKTENNNSILKKWEIYPLLILFLIIHFLWSKHFPIADVEAYYWDWSRNLSLSYFDHPGAVAWICRLGIFITQNENNLRFFVPIFNLITIIFLILSLNKILTIKNKETTIKQILYLEILWNIIPVFSMQSFILMPDFALLTCLSIVLFLSLKILEIIHYENRIPIKYVILLGVFSGLGFNSKYHMIPITFLIIFTLTQIINLSRKNLFTFLSIFITSLIITSMPTIYWNLNNKFISFIFQLNHGFGVFDFSFKNLFLYIIESSIYITPILFFYGIKNIYFINKKINKIEFHEKIILIALSPICGIFIIFLIASLFDYVAPYWISPAFLLLLPFFAIEMSDWKFNKIFIPLFLIPSFLIPSSLCFKEVRKKIVSISDGNAGYKLFFWYLINNDKIDKLAGIKLPKSITPEELNNRGCNQNDNILASLNWTWTSQLAYHLKGHPYVYNLNFEQKSYYSIRDDFKKFKNCKITLITTEELMTNNLYKIEEIDYLNVIKIKQFEKKEEYGKINILKGIFVGDDESLSTADN is encoded by the coding sequence TTGAAAACTGAAAATAATAATTCTATTTTAAAAAAATGGGAAATATATCCATTATTAATTTTATTTCTTATTATTCATTTTCTATGGAGTAAACATTTTCCTATAGCAGATGTTGAAGCTTATTATTGGGATTGGTCAAGAAATTTAAGCCTTTCTTATTTTGACCATCCTGGTGCTGTTGCCTGGATTTGTCGTTTAGGAATTTTTATTACTCAAAATGAAAATAACTTACGTTTTTTTGTCCCTATTTTTAATTTAATTACTATAATATTTTTAATTTTATCCTTGAATAAAATTTTAACAATAAAAAACAAAGAAACAACAATTAAACAAATTTTATATTTAGAAATTTTATGGAATATAATACCTGTATTTAGTATGCAAAGCTTTATTCTTATGCCAGACTTTGCGCTACTGACATGCCTATCTATAGTGTTATTTTTATCTTTAAAAATTTTAGAAATTATTCATTACGAAAATAGAATTCCTATCAAATATGTTATTTTATTAGGGGTATTTTCAGGGCTTGGTTTCAATTCTAAATATCACATGATACCAATTACTTTTTTAATTATTTTTACATTAACTCAAATAATTAATCTTAGTAGAAAAAATTTATTTACTTTTTTATCTATTTTTATAACAAGTTTAATAATTACATCTATGCCAACAATTTATTGGAATCTAAATAACAAATTTATTTCTTTTATTTTTCAATTAAATCATGGTTTTGGTGTTTTTGATTTTTCTTTTAAAAATTTATTTCTTTACATAATAGAATCATCAATCTATATTACTCCCATTTTATTTTTTTATGGTATAAAAAATATATATTTTATCAATAAAAAAATAAATAAAATTGAATTTCATGAAAAAATTATTTTAATTGCGCTCTCTCCTATATGTGGAATTTTTATAATTTTTTTAATTGCTTCTCTTTTTGATTATGTAGCTCCATATTGGATTTCACCAGCTTTTTTGTTACTTTTACCGTTTTTTGCAATAGAAATGAGCGATTGGAAGTTTAATAAAATATTCATTCCACTATTTCTAATACCTTCTTTTCTTATTCCAAGTAGTCTTTGTTTTAAAGAAGTCAGAAAAAAAATTGTGAGTATTTCCGATGGAAATGCAGGATATAAATTGTTCTTTTGGTATTTAATTAATAATGACAAGATAGATAAGCTTGCAGGGATAAAGCTGCCAAAGTCTATTACACCAGAAGAGTTAAATAACAGAGGGTGTAATCAAAATGACAATATTTTAGCTTCATTAAATTGGACTTGGACATCCCAGCTTGCTTATCACCTAAAAGGTCATCCTTATGTGTACAATTTAAACTTTGAGCAAAAATCATATTATTCTATTAGGGATGACTTTAAAAAATTTAAAAACTGCAAAATTACATTAATTACAACAGAAGAATTAATGACAAATAATTTATATAAAATAGAAGAAATTGATTATTTAAATGTCATTAAAATCAAACAATTTGAAAAAAAAGAAGAATATGGAAAAATAAATATCCTAAAAGGAATATTTGTAGGTGATGATGAAAGCCTTTCCACAGCCGATAATTAA
- a CDS encoding prolyl oligopeptidase family serine peptidase: MIASGTHANFGSWISPITSEIIASKSLSFTDIHIDNGIIYWIESRPNEKGRSVIVSYHQNGTYQDETPEEFSIGTSVHGYGGGAFFVRDQQLYFSNSKDGIVYHKNLKSNVIKPITEYFEGRFADFHADPRHEYLYCIRKDDSKKSQFPPTEIVQISLQSKKTTVLFTGSDFYSSPTISPNGTKISWLQWDHPNMPWDATELWIADVNLQGIISNKKRISIESKQSFYQPTWSSKNELFVSSDITGFWNIYKVTDSKLENIYTREADFGRPMWISGTRCFDFIDENKIISSYCEKGIWKTGVIHINEKSFSEVSNSLTCIYNIVAKNNCVAFFGGSETLPLAVILSNYESIQKTKVLRNSIGDIFQKDFISLPELIEFPTRDDQVAYAFYYKPKNPNYSYSDDQLPPLIVKVHGGPTANADFMFNPKVQYYTSRGFAYLEVNYRGSTGYGRNYREQLKGQWGIRDVEDCIDAALYLCNNNKVDKNKLIIAGSSSGGLTVLSSLAFHNIYKCGSCTYGIADLIAMTEHIHKFEAYYDQGLIGGSVEKEREKYFNRSPLNFANNIKSPIIFFHGDKDVVVHVSQTNKIVNELNKNKIYNEVYIFEGEGHGFKKAESIITSLNKELEFFKSLLS; the protein is encoded by the coding sequence ATGATAGCATCTGGAACTCATGCTAATTTTGGCTCTTGGATATCTCCTATCACATCAGAGATCATTGCTAGTAAATCACTTTCTTTTACAGATATACATATTGATAATGGAATAATCTACTGGATTGAATCACGACCAAATGAAAAAGGGCGATCTGTCATTGTGTCCTATCATCAAAATGGCACTTATCAAGATGAAACACCAGAAGAATTTAGTATTGGTACATCCGTTCATGGTTACGGTGGTGGTGCTTTTTTTGTAAGAGATCAACAACTTTATTTTTCTAATTCTAAAGATGGAATTGTTTATCATAAAAATTTAAAATCAAATGTAATTAAACCTATTACTGAATATTTTGAAGGACGATTTGCTGATTTTCATGCTGATCCAAGGCATGAATATTTATATTGTATTCGAAAAGATGATTCTAAAAAGTCTCAATTTCCACCAACAGAAATTGTTCAAATATCGTTACAGAGCAAAAAAACAACTGTATTATTTACAGGCTCTGATTTTTACAGCAGTCCAACAATAAGTCCTAACGGAACTAAAATAAGTTGGTTGCAATGGGATCATCCTAATATGCCTTGGGATGCCACTGAGTTGTGGATTGCAGATGTTAATTTACAAGGAATTATTTCAAATAAAAAGCGGATTTCAATTGAATCAAAACAATCATTTTATCAGCCTACCTGGAGTTCTAAAAATGAATTATTTGTTTCTTCAGATATTACAGGTTTTTGGAATATTTATAAAGTAACAGATTCTAAATTAGAGAATATATATACTAGAGAGGCTGATTTTGGGAGGCCAATGTGGATTTCTGGAACTCGATGTTTTGATTTTATTGATGAAAATAAAATAATTTCAAGTTATTGTGAGAAAGGAATTTGGAAAACGGGAGTAATTCATATAAATGAAAAATCATTTAGCGAAGTAAGTAATTCATTAACATGCATATATAATATTGTAGCAAAAAATAACTGCGTTGCTTTTTTTGGAGGGTCTGAAACATTACCTTTAGCAGTTATTTTATCTAATTATGAATCAATTCAAAAAACTAAGGTATTGAGAAATTCTATTGGTGATATTTTTCAAAAAGATTTTATTTCCTTGCCTGAATTGATTGAATTTCCAACAAGAGATGATCAAGTAGCATATGCATTTTATTATAAACCTAAAAATCCAAATTATTCTTATTCAGATGATCAATTACCACCTTTAATTGTTAAAGTTCATGGTGGACCTACTGCAAATGCTGATTTTATGTTTAATCCAAAAGTTCAATATTATACCAGCAGAGGTTTTGCTTATTTAGAAGTAAATTACAGGGGAAGTACAGGGTACGGAAGGAATTATAGGGAACAATTAAAAGGGCAATGGGGTATTAGAGATGTAGAAGACTGTATTGATGCGGCTCTTTATCTCTGTAATAATAATAAAGTTGATAAAAATAAATTGATAATCGCTGGAAGTAGTTCTGGAGGATTAACAGTACTTTCTTCACTCGCTTTTCATAATATTTATAAATGCGGTTCTTGTACCTATGGCATTGCCGATCTTATTGCTATGACAGAACATATTCATAAATTTGAAGCATATTATGATCAAGGTTTAATTGGTGGTTCTGTAGAAAAAGAGCGTGAAAAATATTTTAATCGTTCCCCTTTAAACTTTGCCAATAATATTAAATCTCCCATTATATTTTTCCATGGTGATAAAGATGTTGTTGTTCATGTTAGTCAAACAAATAAAATTGTAAATGAATTAAATAAAAATAAAATATATAATGAAGTTTATATTTTTGAAGGAGAAGGTCATGGCTTTAAAAAGGCTGAAAGTATTATTACTTCATTGAATAAAGAGTTAGAGTTTTTTAAATCGTTATTATCTTAA
- a CDS encoding TVP38/TMEM64 family protein → MKKNIIFIIIILTIFGLSSLINLSQTKDNPTDAIIMNLIQLNIETIKNLNITYPILSPILFSLLFFILTIAYIPFIGPVFVLCSGALFGPILGAILFSFVVSLSYTASFLISRQLYLKYKKNKKKNPKLQKIIHGFEKDGWLYLLSVRFAGVIPAIAVNLGMGLTNIPAWQFYIVTQIGTFPIILVYSFAGSKIESLKSLNDFISPYFLLFMIFLSICPILIKIISDYAIVKLKKRSKKT, encoded by the coding sequence GTGAAAAAAAACATAATATTTATAATAATTATTCTAACTATATTTGGATTATCTAGTCTCATAAACTTAAGTCAAACAAAAGATAACCCAACAGATGCAATCATTATGAATTTAATTCAGTTAAATATTGAAACAATTAAAAATCTCAACATAACTTATCCAATTTTATCCCCTATTTTATTTTCTCTTTTATTTTTTATATTAACCATAGCTTATATCCCTTTTATTGGTCCTGTTTTTGTTTTATGTTCAGGTGCTCTTTTTGGTCCTATTTTAGGGGCCATTTTATTTTCTTTTGTAGTGAGTTTATCTTATACAGCATCTTTTTTAATATCTAGACAACTTTATTTAAAATATAAGAAAAATAAAAAAAAGAACCCAAAATTACAAAAAATAATTCATGGCTTTGAAAAAGACGGCTGGTTATATTTATTATCTGTTCGATTTGCTGGGGTAATTCCAGCAATTGCTGTCAATTTAGGTATGGGTTTAACAAATATTCCCGCTTGGCAATTTTATATTGTCACACAAATTGGTACCTTCCCTATTATACTTGTTTATTCATTTGCAGGAAGCAAAATTGAAAGCTTAAAGAGTTTAAATGATTTTATCTCCCCATATTTTTTATTATTTATGATTTTTTTATCTATATGCCCCATATTAATTAAGATAATAAGTGACTATGCAATTGTAAAACTAAAAAAACGTTCAAAAAAAACTTGA
- the carA gene encoding glutamine-hydrolyzing carbamoyl-phosphate synthase small subunit yields the protein MRASLLLEDGTVFHGQGLGIKTDIVGEIVFNTAMSGYEEVISDPSYLGQIVLFTTSYIGNTGITREDLESHKMFAEGMICKNISLIPDNHRSKISLDCYLKEQNKCAIYDIDTRLITHKIREKGCMSAILSTEDHDILSLTKKLNKFQKLSQTNAVEIYHQENPIPKVPYFNKNISKKYKVAVLDFGIKQGILNSLTELNCEPVFFSPSSSIEDIKAIQPDGIFFSNGPGDPTILAKETNIISVMKELLASYPCFGICLGHQLIGLSFGASIEKLRFGHHAINHPVKSLNPESPKVLITSQNHNYIVNIENISNIFEATYIHLNDGTLAGMKHKNLPIYSVQFHPESNPGPRDAEPIFNDFINSMQMNRI from the coding sequence ATGCGGGCATCTCTTTTATTAGAGGATGGCACGGTTTTTCACGGCCAAGGTTTAGGAATTAAGACTGATATTGTTGGTGAAATTGTATTTAACACCGCAATGTCTGGTTATGAAGAAGTCATTTCAGACCCTTCTTACTTAGGTCAGATTGTCTTATTTACTACAAGTTATATAGGAAATACGGGAATAACACGTGAAGATTTAGAATCTCATAAAATGTTTGCAGAAGGAATGATCTGTAAAAATATTTCCTTAATCCCAGATAATCATCGTTCTAAAATTTCATTAGACTGTTACCTAAAAGAGCAGAATAAATGTGCTATTTATGATATAGATACTAGACTTATTACTCATAAAATAAGAGAAAAGGGATGCATGTCAGCAATCCTTTCCACAGAAGATCACGACATTTTATCATTAACAAAAAAATTAAATAAATTTCAAAAATTATCTCAGACCAATGCTGTCGAAATATACCATCAAGAAAACCCCATCCCAAAGGTTCCCTATTTTAATAAAAATATTTCTAAAAAATATAAGGTTGCTGTATTAGATTTTGGTATAAAGCAAGGAATATTAAATTCTTTAACAGAGCTTAATTGTGAGCCTGTATTTTTTTCTCCTTCAAGTTCAATTGAAGATATTAAAGCCATCCAACCGGATGGCATTTTTTTTAGCAATGGACCAGGAGATCCCACCATCTTAGCTAAAGAAACAAATATCATTTCTGTTATGAAAGAATTACTCGCAAGTTATCCTTGTTTTGGAATTTGCTTAGGACATCAATTAATTGGTCTTTCATTTGGTGCTTCCATTGAAAAACTAAGATTTGGCCATCATGCCATAAATCATCCAGTAAAGTCTTTAAATCCTGAATCACCTAAAGTTTTAATAACATCTCAAAATCATAATTATATTGTCAATATTGAAAATATTTCAAATATATTTGAAGCAACCTATATTCATTTAAACGATGGTACTTTAGCTGGTATGAAACATAAAAATCTACCCATATATTCTGTGCAATTTCACCCGGAATCAAACCCAGGGCCTCGAGATGCAGAACCTATTTTTAATGATTTTATAAACTCTATGCAAATGAACAGAATATAA